A single window of uncultured Methanospirillum sp. DNA harbors:
- the hisI gene encoding phosphoribosyl-AMP cyclohydrolase, with translation MSSGPNQIALSFDKQDLIPVITQDRETKDILMLAYASREAIELTQETGYAHYYSRSRKKIWKKGEESGNLQQVHEIRVDCDADALIYIVSQECAACHTGHWTCFYRTISGKIIADRLFEPDKVYNKSNE, from the coding sequence ATGAGCAGCGGACCAAATCAGATAGCACTCAGCTTTGATAAGCAGGACCTGATCCCGGTGATCACCCAGGACCGGGAGACAAAGGATATTCTCATGCTCGCCTATGCCAGCCGTGAAGCGATCGAACTTACACAGGAGACTGGATATGCCCACTATTACAGCAGATCGCGAAAGAAGATCTGGAAGAAGGGTGAGGAGTCAGGAAATCTCCAGCAGGTTCACGAGATCAGGGTTGACTGTGATGCTGACGCCCTGATCTATATAGTCTCACAGGAATGTGCGGCATGCCACACCGGACACTGGACCTGTTTTTACCGGACTATCAGCGGTAAAATTATAGCAGACCGCCTATTTGAGCCGGATAAGGTATATAATAAAAGCAATGAATGA
- a CDS encoding A24 family peptidase C-terminal domain-containing protein yields the protein MDIFSMPAVMLPLAVNALALIITLIYGCWEDIKERAVPVVMWYPAVAIGIPMLFWFWYSVAEAGDLRMMMPLIPLILFFVVAFYLFTRFNLMGMADTKALILITVLIPCFPFVPVTGYPVFGFPPYVFLPFSVLFNAVVINLILPVVFFVMNMIRGNRAPLAYLFLGFPVQGSTIEDQFGIVMEEFTEVNGELQRKFIGVRVAIKDLVSGGKRVYTKSLKEHPEKYRKELALYRKAGTVWISYGVPFLIPITGGLISALFLGDLFGFLVRLVVS from the coding sequence ATGGATATTTTCAGCATGCCTGCGGTCATGCTCCCTCTTGCTGTTAACGCCCTGGCTCTTATTATTACCCTCATCTACGGATGCTGGGAGGACATCAAGGAACGTGCAGTTCCGGTTGTGATGTGGTACCCTGCAGTTGCAATCGGGATTCCCATGCTTTTCTGGTTCTGGTACTCAGTGGCAGAAGCAGGTGATCTGCGCATGATGATGCCACTTATCCCACTCATCCTCTTCTTTGTGGTTGCCTTCTACCTCTTCACCAGATTCAACCTGATGGGAATGGCGGACACAAAGGCACTGATACTCATCACCGTTCTCATCCCGTGTTTCCCATTCGTTCCCGTAACCGGGTACCCGGTCTTCGGGTTTCCTCCATATGTATTCCTCCCATTCAGTGTCCTCTTCAATGCGGTTGTCATCAATCTCATCCTCCCGGTTGTATTCTTCGTGATGAACATGATCAGGGGGAACCGTGCACCGCTGGCCTATCTCTTTCTCGGGTTCCCGGTGCAGGGATCAACAATCGAGGATCAGTTCGGGATTGTTATGGAGGAGTTCACCGAGGTGAACGGGGAACTTCAGAGGAAATTCATAGGCGTAAGAGTTGCTATTAAGGATCTTGTCTCAGGCGGAAAGCGGGTGTACACCAAGTCACTTAAGGAGCACCCCGAAAAGTACCGTAAAGAACTTGCATTGTACAGGAAGGCAGGGACTGTCTGGATCAGTTACGGCGTGCCGTTCCTGATTCCGATCACAGGCGGACTCATCTCTGCTCTCTTCCTTGGCGATCTCTTCGGGTTTCTTGTCAGGCTGGTTGTCTCATGA
- a CDS encoding DNA topoisomerase IV subunit A, whose translation MDKEARKKETLDKLLGIPRQWYSQMSRGDLPSITMPTRTKKNIEYDEDIDAWKYGDRERLREAGSEKSALHILKMAYVIWFIRHQIVESRSSTLRELYYISEGWKRAKFAAQNDSNLLIEDLEILTDVQREQFNLRPEESGASVFGPLRIREETRRGPKEIHCGNDVGETGYQIPTNVEKLDLVDHDARMVIAIETGGMYARLIENGFDEKYDAILVHLKGQPARSTRRMLNRLAKEFELPVTVFTDGDPWSYRIYASVAYGSIKSAHISDILATPSARFIGVQPTDIRDYDLPSDKLTDQDIGALRAEQTDPRFASDYWREQINLQLSLNLKSEQQAFAARGLDFVTDEYLPARLAEMGVLKR comes from the coding sequence CAGTGGTACTCCCAGATGTCCAGAGGAGATCTCCCGTCCATCACGATGCCGACCCGGACCAAGAAGAACATCGAGTACGACGAGGATATTGACGCATGGAAATACGGCGACAGAGAGAGGCTCCGCGAGGCAGGCAGCGAGAAGAGTGCTCTGCATATCCTCAAGATGGCATACGTGATCTGGTTCATCAGGCACCAGATCGTGGAGAGTCGCTCATCCACCTTAAGAGAACTGTATTACATCTCTGAGGGCTGGAAGAGGGCAAAGTTTGCAGCCCAGAACGACTCCAACCTTCTTATCGAGGACCTGGAGATCCTCACCGATGTCCAGCGTGAGCAGTTCAACCTCAGGCCGGAAGAGAGTGGGGCGAGTGTCTTCGGCCCTCTCAGGATCAGGGAAGAGACCCGCCGTGGCCCAAAAGAGATCCACTGCGGCAACGATGTCGGTGAGACCGGGTACCAGATTCCAACAAACGTGGAGAAACTGGATCTCGTGGACCATGACGCCAGGATGGTCATCGCGATAGAGACCGGTGGCATGTATGCCCGTCTTATCGAGAACGGGTTTGATGAGAAGTACGACGCCATCCTTGTCCATCTCAAGGGCCAGCCTGCCAGATCCACCCGCAGGATGCTCAACAGACTTGCCAAAGAGTTCGAACTCCCGGTTACGGTCTTCACCGATGGTGACCCGTGGTCATACCGAATCTACGCCTCTGTTGCATATGGCTCGATCAAGAGTGCACACATTTCAGATATCCTTGCGACACCATCCGCCAGGTTCATCGGGGTGCAGCCGACTGACATCAGGGATTATGATCTCCCGTCTGACAAACTCACAGATCAGGACATCGGCGCTCTCAGGGCAGAACAGACAGATCCACGGTTTGCATCAGACTACTGGCGTGAACAGATCAATCTCCAGCTCTCTTTGAACCTGAAGTCAGAACAACAGGCATTTGCTGCCCGTGGACTTGACTTCGTCACGGATGAGTACCTGCCGGCAAGGCTTGCAGAGATGGGTGTCCTGAAACGGTAG